The following proteins come from a genomic window of Kitasatospora sp. NBC_01246:
- a CDS encoding serine hydrolase domain-containing protein, protein MREQASQRFRSSDRQQGGGRRRALRAAAAVAGGAMAMGLLAAPAASAASGTSATSGTSRPDAVQQGLTALLQSDGTPGALASVTDRYGRTRTYTAGVGDVTTGAKVPDDGQVRIGSNTKAFTAAVVLQLVGQHRIDLGAKVEDYLPGLVRGEGAGAGIDGNGITVRQLLQHTSGLPNYSKYLDDDVRYYDPRELVGIALRHPADFDPGKGWAYSNTNYVLAGLIVESVTHRSLATEIDRRIIKPLGLRHTYFPAPGDATIREAHPHGYYRDEAGALVDITDMDPSWGWAAGQLVSTNSDLNRFYSALLTPGRLLLPEQLRQMQDTVPAEGTFGPGAGYGLGLVSMPLPCGPGVYWGHGGSFPGFETRGGVTTDGRAANVAVTVQLTDQPSRSRVDDVVRTALCR, encoded by the coding sequence GTGCGCGAGCAGGCATCGCAGAGGTTCCGTTCTTCCGACCGGCAGCAGGGCGGTGGCCGGCGCAGGGCCCTGCGGGCCGCGGCCGCCGTCGCCGGGGGCGCCATGGCGATGGGGCTCCTCGCGGCGCCCGCGGCCTCCGCGGCCTCCGGGACGTCCGCGACCTCCGGGACGTCCCGGCCGGACGCCGTCCAGCAGGGGCTGACCGCGCTGCTGCAGTCGGACGGCACTCCCGGTGCACTGGCGAGCGTCACCGACCGGTACGGCCGCACCCGCACCTACACCGCGGGGGTGGGCGACGTGACGACCGGCGCGAAGGTGCCCGACGACGGACAGGTCCGGATCGGCAGCAACACCAAGGCCTTCACGGCGGCGGTCGTGCTACAGCTGGTCGGCCAGCACAGGATCGACCTCGGCGCCAAGGTCGAGGACTACCTGCCGGGCCTGGTCCGCGGCGAGGGTGCCGGGGCGGGCATCGACGGGAACGGCATCACCGTCCGCCAGCTCCTCCAGCACACCAGCGGACTCCCCAACTACAGCAAGTACCTCGACGACGACGTCCGCTACTACGACCCCCGCGAGCTCGTCGGCATCGCGCTGCGGCACCCGGCCGACTTCGACCCGGGGAAGGGCTGGGCGTACAGCAACACCAACTACGTGCTGGCCGGCCTGATCGTCGAGAGCGTCACCCACCGGTCGCTCGCCACGGAGATCGATCGGCGCATCATCAAGCCGCTCGGTCTGCGCCACACCTACTTCCCCGCCCCCGGTGACGCGACCATCCGGGAGGCCCACCCCCACGGCTACTACCGGGACGAGGCGGGCGCCCTGGTCGACATCACGGACATGGACCCCTCCTGGGGCTGGGCGGCGGGTCAGCTGGTCTCCACCAACTCCGACCTCAACCGCTTCTACAGCGCGCTGCTGACCCCCGGCCGCCTCCTCCTGCCCGAGCAGCTCCGCCAGATGCAGGACACCGTTCCCGCCGAGGGGACCTTCGGCCCCGGCGCCGGTTACGGACTGGGCCTGGTGAGCATGCCGCTGCCGTGCGGCCCCGGCGTCTACTGGGGTCACGGCGGCAGCTTCCCCGGGTTCGAGACCCGGGGCGGCGTCACCACCGACGGCCGGGCCGCCAACGTGGCGGTGACCGTCCAGCTGACCGACCAGCCGTCCCGGTCCCGCGTCGACGACGTGGTGCGCACGGCCCTCTGCCGCTGA
- a CDS encoding alpha/beta fold hydrolase: MPTYSAPDGTRLAYRVHGAGDPLLCIPGGPADSRYLGDLGGLSAHRRLIVPDLRGTGRSALPEDPASYRCDRLVDDVEALRRHLGLDRVDVLGHSAGANIATQYAARHPANVRRLVLVGPGTRAIGIEIDGGTRREVARLRSGEPWFPAAYAALEAITEGTGTDWAAVDPFFHGRWDAAARQVQEAGRPGNPEAVARFAADGAFTPGATRAALAALPSPALLLTGEFDLNSPPRPVAEFAALFPDAEPVVQPGAGHYPWLDDAHRFVATVAGFLG; the protein is encoded by the coding sequence ATGCCCACCTACTCCGCACCCGACGGCACCCGACTCGCCTACCGCGTCCACGGGGCCGGCGACCCGCTGCTCTGCATCCCCGGCGGTCCGGCGGACTCCCGCTACCTCGGCGACCTCGGCGGCCTGTCCGCGCACCGGCGGTTGATCGTCCCGGACCTGCGCGGCACCGGCCGGTCCGCCCTCCCGGAGGATCCCGCCTCCTACCGCTGCGACCGCCTGGTCGACGACGTCGAGGCCCTGCGCCGCCACCTCGGACTCGACCGGGTGGACGTGCTCGGCCACTCCGCCGGCGCGAACATCGCCACGCAGTACGCGGCCCGCCACCCGGCGAACGTCCGCAGGCTGGTGCTGGTCGGCCCCGGGACGCGGGCCATCGGCATCGAAATCGACGGGGGGACCCGGCGCGAGGTGGCGCGGCTGCGCAGCGGCGAGCCGTGGTTCCCGGCGGCGTACGCCGCGCTGGAGGCGATCACCGAGGGGACCGGCACCGACTGGGCGGCCGTCGACCCGTTCTTCCACGGGCGGTGGGACGCGGCGGCGCGCCAGGTCCAGGAGGCCGGGCGGCCCGGCAACCCGGAGGCCGTCGCGCGGTTCGCGGCCGACGGCGCCTTCACCCCCGGGGCGACCAGGGCGGCGCTCGCCGCCCTCCCCTCGCCCGCGCTGCTGCTGACCGGGGAGTTCGACCTGAACAGCCCGCCGCGCCCGGTCGCGGAGTTCGCCGCACTGTTCCCCGACGCCGAGCCGGTCGTCCAGCCCGGGGCGGGCCACTACCCGTGGCTGGACGACGCCCACCGGTTCGTGGCGACGGTGGCCGGCTTCCTGGGATGA